The following coding sequences are from one bacterium SCSIO 12741 window:
- a CDS encoding WD40 repeat domain-containing protein → MKKTKGIWIGVAAGVLLLAVVFYLYRQGKRSQSREWSAYAETVLKQDPTLAYLLAEKAYESDPGLQAARMLFEAYDRGPFYRMIPGGNLCIAGDGKHFVTRTARNEITLWDENFEAVEVIEFEPAEFGAQILELSPNGEYFALVEADQISFHDFMGNSFGAMGLPPASEGGQRFEMNFAYNGMRFLLSDLKTHTVRLYDLSDESEQKVGIDGFYLTRFSSLSPSGKFVKIELQPDKIANGRSGNSLRILNSDLETVFTTTINRGDAFSFVTDDRVVFSNRLAESSSPYSNRLVMIHLPDLESEAIEAGKGRYNFRNFTDFSRAVFQVGSKYYLFHNSKGSYAPLGEVPQNWFFREGLSEQKILIFESVDGQESATSDYNGRLINRMQGKLSFVDQTSGNLLLQQKFVTRLFTSRGELIRKIDAPFYEAGLLGGQYLAGETRSNDEERWMNQVKLASFNYERDLRLQPLFRNDFHPIQLDVARNGELILATDDRNMLRILNNKGELIQEIKAGKGPFFFARFLDDGQRILTITPQKLMTLWDASGQILLQESINSLDRSLNSAVTYSDEALFFVSSNVPREIQQYDFTGRKTASLEGAKQDLKLIDRVGETLFATDGSGNLYRGSGGELEEEETKGPVEYLAGGKDRLACLEKTGEGKTMVVLSESGSEDYSFEVSGKSNYTQFPDEDLIYVAEVDFIQADYFVEDRKEQLHVRYPSFGQGYHPDGEPYKAEVEDLVNLEKHKNGYLVSYLQDGSFYAGIVSPEKKLWYRKSTRNARCLPGTCRLLCLDDDQLLFFPTTPEEIIRLVRDEKIFGDIRSFTPEEEEKYGL, encoded by the coding sequence ATGAAGAAAACCAAGGGCATATGGATCGGGGTAGCTGCAGGAGTGCTGCTCCTGGCGGTGGTGTTTTATTTGTACCGTCAAGGGAAACGTTCTCAATCTCGAGAATGGTCGGCCTATGCTGAAACTGTGCTCAAACAGGACCCTACTTTAGCTTATTTGTTGGCCGAAAAAGCCTACGAAAGTGATCCCGGTTTGCAGGCGGCCAGAATGCTGTTTGAAGCTTACGATCGCGGACCCTTTTACCGGATGATTCCAGGCGGTAACCTCTGCATTGCCGGCGATGGAAAACACTTCGTGACCCGCACAGCCCGCAACGAAATAACCCTCTGGGACGAAAACTTTGAGGCCGTTGAGGTCATTGAGTTTGAACCCGCAGAATTTGGAGCCCAAATTCTGGAACTTTCACCCAATGGTGAGTACTTTGCCCTGGTGGAGGCCGATCAAATCAGCTTCCATGATTTTATGGGAAACTCCTTTGGTGCCATGGGACTCCCACCCGCCTCAGAAGGTGGCCAGCGCTTCGAAATGAACTTCGCATACAACGGAATGCGTTTCTTGTTGTCTGATCTAAAAACCCACACCGTTCGCCTATATGACTTGTCTGACGAATCGGAACAAAAAGTAGGCATCGATGGGTTTTACCTGACTCGCTTTTCCAGCCTTTCTCCCTCCGGAAAATTTGTAAAAATTGAGCTCCAGCCCGATAAAATTGCCAACGGCCGATCCGGAAATAGTCTTCGGATATTAAACAGTGATCTGGAAACCGTTTTCACCACAACGATCAACCGGGGCGATGCATTCAGTTTTGTGACCGACGATCGTGTTGTATTTTCCAATCGCCTGGCAGAATCCTCTTCGCCTTATTCCAACCGATTGGTCATGATTCACCTACCCGATCTGGAGAGCGAAGCCATTGAAGCAGGAAAAGGGCGCTACAACTTTCGAAATTTCACCGACTTTTCTCGGGCCGTGTTTCAAGTGGGATCCAAGTATTACTTGTTTCACAATTCCAAAGGCAGTTATGCGCCCTTGGGAGAGGTTCCCCAAAACTGGTTCTTTCGGGAAGGCTTGTCGGAGCAGAAGATTTTGATTTTTGAATCCGTTGATGGCCAGGAATCCGCCACCAGCGACTACAATGGTCGGTTGATCAATCGGATGCAGGGCAAGTTGTCTTTTGTAGATCAAACCTCGGGTAATCTTCTCTTGCAGCAAAAGTTTGTTACCCGCTTGTTCACCTCCAGAGGAGAGCTTATCCGCAAAATTGATGCTCCCTTCTATGAAGCCGGATTACTGGGAGGTCAATACCTGGCCGGTGAAACCCGCTCCAATGATGAAGAACGTTGGATGAATCAAGTGAAGTTGGCTTCCTTCAACTACGAGCGTGATTTACGTCTACAGCCCCTGTTTAGAAATGATTTTCATCCCATTCAACTGGACGTAGCTCGAAATGGGGAGTTGATATTGGCCACCGATGACCGCAATATGCTGCGCATCCTCAACAATAAAGGAGAACTTATTCAAGAAATTAAAGCCGGAAAGGGACCTTTCTTTTTCGCTCGGTTTTTGGACGATGGCCAGCGAATATTGACCATTACCCCGCAAAAGTTGATGACCCTGTGGGATGCTTCGGGTCAGATCCTGCTGCAAGAGTCCATCAACAGCTTAGATCGATCATTAAATAGTGCGGTTACCTATTCTGATGAGGCCCTCTTTTTCGTGTCAAGCAATGTGCCCCGTGAAATTCAGCAGTATGATTTTACCGGCCGCAAAACGGCTTCCTTGGAAGGAGCCAAACAGGATCTAAAATTGATCGATCGGGTAGGAGAGACTCTTTTTGCTACCGACGGTTCGGGGAATCTTTATCGAGGTTCCGGAGGTGAATTAGAGGAGGAAGAAACCAAAGGTCCGGTGGAATACCTGGCCGGTGGAAAAGACCGTTTGGCCTGCCTGGAGAAAACAGGAGAAGGGAAAACCATGGTGGTTTTAAGTGAATCCGGCAGTGAAGATTACTCCTTCGAAGTATCAGGCAAGTCCAACTACACCCAATTCCCGGATGAAGATCTCATTTATGTCGCCGAAGTTGATTTCATTCAAGCCGATTATTTTGTAGAAGATCGCAAAGAGCAATTGCATGTACGCTATCCTTCCTTTGGTCAGGGTTATCATCCAGATGGAGAGCCTTACAAAGCAGAGGTGGAGGATTTGGTGAACTTGGAAAAACACAAAAACGGCTACTTGGTTAGCTACCTGCAGGACGGAAGTTTTTATGCCGGGATAGTAAGTCCTGAAAAGAAACTGTGGTACCGGAAATCTACGCGAAATGCTCGCTGTTTGCCAGGTACTTGTCGCCTACTATGTTTGGATGATGATCAGTTGTTGTTCTTCCCGACAACACCGGAAGAAATCATTCGATTGGTACGTGACGAAAAGATCTTTGGAGATATCCGAAGTTTCACTCCGGAGGAAGAAGAAAAGTACGGGCTGTAA
- a CDS encoding phosphatidylserine decarboxylase, which produces MNGNTTSENGAAVLNTNHYATVVRHLAILLDSNPGMKADLEISLANAQISAYRSLNRDLYYAINDVFEGNGWPLTISNYLDYLNMYVQLIPDESDDPNYPNAWKSSNEQNGYNQKVYDLLCQFYWLVDQPLNGAFPTMQAYPDFARWLVDFASAWGEFLDTTESLTPKTLDSFKQDPMYNFPLYSKDEPNWTTFNQFFYREFNDAAPVTKISPLRPIAAPKDNNTITSPADCTYKMDYAIDGTGNVIDSKGNPAKITLKNTHSIGTVNELLDGSPFAEDFYNGTFVHYFLSPFDYHRFHTPIEGEVLEIRAIQGQVYLDVNLTDGQWDAPDSAQDGYEFNQARGLIIIEGGESVGKVAILPIGMAQVSGVEMNSHLGGTDVVKGQEFGKFKFGGSDIIMLFQKAPNLYLFKNDPALEPIHFQYGQVAAYFDVTKNQ; this is translated from the coding sequence ATGAACGGCAACACTACCTCCGAAAACGGTGCAGCGGTATTGAACACAAACCACTATGCCACCGTCGTAAGACACCTGGCAATCCTTCTGGATTCTAATCCTGGAATGAAAGCGGATTTGGAAATCTCTTTGGCCAACGCTCAGATTTCGGCTTACCGAAGTTTGAATCGGGATTTGTACTATGCCATCAACGACGTTTTTGAGGGCAATGGCTGGCCCCTTACTATCTCCAACTACCTGGACTACCTCAACATGTATGTTCAGTTGATTCCCGATGAATCGGATGACCCGAACTATCCCAATGCCTGGAAAAGTAGCAACGAGCAAAATGGTTATAACCAAAAGGTATACGACCTGCTCTGCCAATTCTACTGGTTGGTGGATCAACCTCTAAATGGTGCATTTCCTACTATGCAGGCCTATCCTGACTTTGCTCGATGGCTGGTCGATTTTGCCTCTGCCTGGGGCGAATTTTTGGATACCACTGAATCCCTTACCCCCAAAACCCTGGATTCCTTCAAGCAGGATCCGATGTACAACTTCCCGCTCTACTCGAAAGATGAGCCCAACTGGACGACCTTCAATCAATTCTTTTACCGGGAATTCAACGATGCAGCCCCAGTAACCAAAATCTCACCCCTTCGGCCCATTGCTGCACCAAAGGACAACAACACCATTACCTCTCCAGCGGATTGCACCTATAAAATGGACTATGCCATTGATGGAACAGGAAACGTGATCGACTCCAAGGGCAACCCGGCCAAAATCACGTTAAAAAACACCCACTCCATTGGTACGGTTAATGAATTGCTGGATGGCTCTCCTTTCGCAGAAGATTTTTACAACGGTACCTTCGTTCACTATTTCCTCAGCCCCTTCGATTATCACCGTTTCCATACTCCGATTGAAGGTGAAGTATTGGAAATTCGTGCCATTCAAGGGCAGGTTTACCTGGACGTTAACCTTACCGATGGCCAATGGGATGCTCCCGATAGTGCTCAGGACGGTTATGAGTTTAACCAAGCAAGAGGGCTCATCATTATTGAAGGTGGAGAATCCGTCGGAAAGGTGGCTATTCTCCCCATAGGCATGGCCCAGGTATCCGGCGTAGAAATGAATTCTCACTTAGGAGGAACCGACGTGGTAAAGGGTCAGGAATTTGGCAAGTTTAAATTTGGCGGCTCCGATATCATTATGTTGTTCCAAAAAGCCCCCAATCTCTATCTCTTTAAAAATGACCCGGCACTCGAACCCATTCATTTTCAATATGGTCAGGTAGCTGCCTATTTTGATGTAACAAAGAACCAATAA
- a CDS encoding SCO family protein, which yields MKWSSLLFALIPFFAACDLGGDEPLPILGRHLYETKMENGIPSIDTIYYKLPDFELDGHRGSTISQSDLKGKVYVADFFFTSCPSICPIMSKNMLALSETFKGNDQVAFLSVSIDPIHDSVPTLKKYSEKLQVQNPNWHFVTGEKDGIFDLAEAYMVSAMEDSRAPGGYAHSGAFILVDAEGHIRAYYDGTKDEDIPEVERDIKRLLK from the coding sequence ATGAAGTGGAGTAGTTTACTTTTTGCCCTTATCCCATTTTTTGCTGCCTGTGATCTTGGCGGTGATGAGCCCCTTCCCATCCTTGGGAGACACCTCTATGAAACGAAAATGGAAAATGGCATTCCGTCAATTGACACCATTTACTACAAGTTGCCTGACTTTGAATTGGATGGTCATCGTGGATCTACCATCAGTCAAAGTGATTTAAAAGGAAAAGTCTACGTAGCCGATTTCTTTTTCACGTCTTGCCCTTCCATTTGCCCTATTATGTCGAAAAACATGCTGGCCCTGAGCGAGACCTTTAAGGGAAACGATCAGGTGGCTTTTTTATCCGTGAGCATCGACCCGATTCATGACTCCGTTCCTACTTTGAAAAAATATTCAGAGAAGCTTCAGGTGCAAAATCCAAACTGGCATTTTGTAACCGGCGAAAAGGATGGTATTTTCGATTTGGCTGAGGCCTATATGGTAAGCGCTATGGAAGACTCAAGAGCTCCGGGAGGATATGCGCACAGTGGGGCATTCATTCTGGTGGATGCCGAAGGTCATATCCGGGCTTACTACGATGGCACCAAGGATGAGGACATTCCTGAAGTTGAACGCGATATTAAACGTCTTTTGAAATGA
- a CDS encoding GNAT family N-acetyltransferase encodes MTMIELKPFTESDFETFKSWASSAEELFQFAGPIFTYPLDDEQLGNYLNMADKKPYKVVLTSTQETIGHCELNHENGNNRLSRIVVGKKELRGQKIGEQIVRQMVELLFQNPAIKEVDLNTFDWNKGAIRCYEKVGFRIIPENSDKMNVNGQEWTRINMVLKRSQWET; translated from the coding sequence ATGACCATGATCGAACTCAAGCCCTTTACCGAATCCGACTTTGAAACCTTCAAATCCTGGGCTTCCAGCGCCGAAGAATTGTTTCAGTTTGCCGGACCCATTTTCACCTATCCTTTGGATGATGAGCAGTTAGGAAACTACCTCAACATGGCGGATAAAAAGCCCTATAAAGTGGTTCTGACTTCTACCCAGGAAACCATTGGACATTGTGAACTCAACCATGAAAATGGGAACAATCGACTCTCCCGTATCGTGGTAGGAAAAAAGGAATTACGAGGCCAAAAGATCGGGGAGCAAATCGTTCGTCAAATGGTTGAGCTCCTGTTTCAAAACCCGGCTATTAAGGAGGTAGACTTAAACACCTTTGACTGGAACAAAGGAGCCATCCGTTGTTATGAAAAAGTTGGATTTAGGATCATTCCTGAAAACTCAGATAAAATGAACGTAAATGGCCAGGAATGGACTCGAATAAACATGGTGCTTAAAAGGAGTCAATGGGAAACTTGA
- a CDS encoding alpha/beta hydrolase, with protein sequence MFYREAGDKSKPTLLLLHGYPSSSHSYRNLIPMLATHYHVVAPDNLGSGFSAHPNPDSITYTFDLLADQINGLLDQLNIQNLILYMQDFGAPVGYRMMMQNPKRVDALIVQNANAYLDGLTPKRQTFFRTAQTDTSQEKYEFLYGLTSEEAVIHKQYRFDLDSSNYHIQSPDAWVHDLAFLHSDSDRRIQVQLFQDYNTNLIRYPEWQKMLRETQPKTLIVWGAKDLKFNADGAKAYLRDLPNAELHLLDAGHFAAEEKTVEIAELILRFLDKSEDD encoded by the coding sequence ATGTTTTACCGAGAGGCCGGGGACAAATCCAAACCGACTCTATTGTTGTTGCATGGCTACCCCTCTTCTTCTCATTCCTATCGTAATCTGATTCCCATGTTGGCCACCCATTACCACGTAGTGGCTCCGGATAACCTCGGTTCCGGATTTAGTGCTCATCCGAACCCAGATTCCATTACCTACACCTTCGACCTTTTGGCCGATCAGATCAATGGACTATTGGACCAGCTGAACATCCAAAATCTTATCCTCTATATGCAGGATTTTGGAGCACCGGTGGGTTATCGAATGATGATGCAAAACCCTAAGCGGGTTGATGCGCTCATCGTTCAAAATGCCAATGCCTACCTGGATGGGTTAACTCCTAAAAGGCAAACGTTTTTCCGTACCGCACAAACCGATACTTCTCAGGAGAAATATGAATTTCTGTACGGACTAACCAGTGAAGAAGCCGTCATCCATAAGCAATACCGGTTCGATCTGGATTCCAGCAATTACCACATTCAAAGTCCTGATGCTTGGGTGCATGATCTGGCCTTTCTCCATTCCGATAGCGACCGCCGGATTCAAGTACAGTTGTTTCAGGACTACAACACCAATCTGATCCGTTACCCTGAATGGCAAAAAATGCTACGCGAAACACAGCCCAAAACCCTGATTGTGTGGGGCGCCAAGGATCTAAAATTTAATGCCGACGGAGCCAAAGCTTATTTACGCGATTTGCCGAACGCCGAATTACATCTTTTGGATGCTGGGCATTTTGCAGCTGAAGAAAAGACAGTGGAGATTGCTGAGTTGATTTTGAGGTTTTTGGATAAAAGTGAAGATGACTGA
- a CDS encoding cytochrome c, which translates to MKRISILLAVVTSLGLMLGSCFNGTREYGKEMYMTHCSNCHGIEGDGLQELYPPLKNSDYLLSHQDQLACIIRYGLHDTIQVNGVEFNMGMTPIPVLSDIDIHNVINYLSREIDTQIQPVTIQDVQNQLDGCQD; encoded by the coding sequence ATGAAAAGAATTTCAATCCTCTTAGCGGTTGTTACATCTCTCGGGCTCATGTTAGGTTCTTGTTTTAACGGTACCCGGGAATACGGCAAGGAAATGTACATGACCCATTGTTCCAATTGCCACGGCATAGAGGGAGATGGTCTACAGGAGCTTTATCCACCATTAAAGAATTCGGATTATTTACTTTCTCATCAGGATCAGTTGGCATGCATTATCCGCTACGGTCTTCATGATACGATTCAAGTAAATGGAGTTGAGTTTAACATGGGCATGACTCCCATCCCTGTGCTCTCCGATATCGACATCCACAACGTGATCAATTACCTCTCCAGAGAGATTGACACACAAATTCAACCGGTTACCATTCAGGACGTACAAAACCAGCTTGACGGCTGCCAAGATTAG
- a CDS encoding ATP-binding cassette domain-containing protein — MSESLLDALMQLFAIVAEVDGLNDNSRSTVKSFLEEELAASWVEKYLARYDEYIQHHHFRRTKKDGRIKRTSRNSVKILRIAKEINESLVKTQKLVVLIRLIEYLHVQNIQTEQNDEFLQTISDSFHIDEGEFKLLCKFIGLDQGDCIESETFLGLGPIERCDQRVYKNDHLQAELLFVRLQHSKTIAFRMLGQQELFHNGQLIREGKLYFFRQGDSIRSPLITPIYHSDILSRYTHDHLETPVVLSAHEISYSFRPGQIGLHPLSFSASSGEVVGIMGGSGTGKSTLLNVLNGNYPPTTGYIEVNGLDLYENPKDLQGFVGYVPQDDLLMEDLTVYQNLFYNAHLSFGKESNEEIVRRVKVLLKSLGLYEVKDLKVGSPLEKTISGGQRKRLNIALELIREPPILFVDEPTSGLSSRDSENIMDLLKELSLKGKLIFVVIHQPSSEIFKLFDRLLILDRGGYLVYQGNPLDGVAYFKNQSNQVPSGHGYHGTEQVNPEQIFDVLEARVIDEFGSFTEERRKSPLDWNRLYKEHLEPYIKIPNIPKKIPSMDFSIPGWVKQFRIFTIRDLLSKLSNRQYLFINLLEAPVLALIIAGFLRYHTSLGWDGQGYIYRENDNILAYLFISVVVALFLGLSVSAEEIIKDRKIRRRESFLNLSKGGYLLSKVLILFGLSAIQILTYVWIGNFLLGIQDMYLDYWIVLFSAAAFANVLGLNLSSAFRKTVTVYILIPFIIIPQILFSGVIVKYEKLNPMLASHHYVPFVGEMMASRWIFEALAVHQVKNNRFEAEYFKLRKKLYYANYRRNYWIPAIESAISRMEQNKTETTGAIWKRSAKLIYNEMSKLPEKERTHYKGTLIHFHTGDVSIDELNTLKIFIQVLEGYYVRLLKKSESRQDAITEKLKSRHGGDEGYRKFRDQYENQQLAEFINNKNDLKRLVEVNDHIIRKENKLYEDPRHFRSHYYASQKLFMGEYYPTYYYNISVIWLVTLILMLALYFDLLPGLISWGSGQWRKR, encoded by the coding sequence ATGAGTGAATCTTTACTCGATGCTTTGATGCAGTTGTTTGCTATTGTAGCTGAGGTAGATGGCCTCAACGACAATAGTCGCTCGACTGTAAAGTCTTTTCTCGAAGAAGAGCTTGCTGCCTCCTGGGTAGAGAAGTACCTGGCGCGTTACGACGAATACATCCAACATCACCATTTTAGAAGGACCAAGAAAGATGGCCGGATTAAGCGAACTTCCAGAAACTCGGTTAAAATCCTTCGAATTGCCAAAGAAATTAATGAGAGTTTAGTCAAAACTCAAAAACTTGTAGTGCTCATTCGCTTGATCGAGTACCTACATGTTCAAAATATTCAGACGGAGCAAAACGATGAATTTCTACAAACGATTTCGGATTCCTTTCACATCGACGAGGGAGAGTTTAAGTTGCTTTGTAAGTTCATTGGTCTCGATCAGGGAGATTGCATTGAAAGTGAGACCTTCTTAGGATTAGGTCCCATAGAACGCTGCGACCAACGGGTGTATAAAAACGATCACCTTCAGGCAGAACTTCTTTTTGTTCGTTTACAGCATTCCAAAACCATTGCTTTTCGAATGCTTGGCCAGCAAGAGTTGTTTCACAATGGTCAACTGATTCGTGAAGGCAAACTTTATTTCTTCCGTCAGGGTGACTCCATTCGTAGTCCTTTAATTACTCCGATTTACCACAGTGATATTCTTTCCCGGTATACCCACGATCACCTGGAAACACCCGTGGTGTTATCAGCCCATGAGATTAGTTATTCCTTTAGGCCCGGGCAAATTGGACTTCACCCCTTGAGTTTTTCTGCTTCCAGTGGAGAAGTGGTTGGAATTATGGGCGGAAGCGGAACCGGAAAATCTACATTGCTTAATGTGCTAAATGGGAACTATCCTCCCACAACCGGGTACATTGAAGTAAATGGCCTGGACCTGTACGAAAATCCGAAAGATCTTCAAGGTTTTGTGGGATATGTGCCTCAGGATGATTTACTCATGGAGGACTTAACCGTTTATCAAAACCTGTTTTACAATGCTCATTTGAGTTTTGGAAAAGAGAGTAATGAGGAAATCGTTCGGCGGGTAAAAGTGCTGCTTAAGTCTCTTGGGCTTTATGAGGTAAAGGATTTGAAAGTAGGCTCGCCCTTAGAAAAAACGATTAGTGGTGGCCAACGGAAGCGGTTGAACATAGCCCTTGAGTTAATTCGGGAGCCTCCGATCTTGTTTGTGGACGAACCCACTTCAGGTTTGTCTTCCCGTGATTCAGAAAACATCATGGACCTTTTGAAGGAGTTGTCTTTAAAAGGTAAACTCATATTTGTGGTCATTCACCAACCTTCTTCCGAAATCTTCAAGTTGTTTGATCGCTTGCTGATTCTTGATCGGGGTGGGTATTTGGTCTATCAGGGCAATCCATTGGATGGAGTCGCTTACTTTAAGAATCAGAGTAATCAGGTTCCTTCAGGGCATGGATATCATGGAACTGAGCAGGTGAACCCTGAACAAATATTTGATGTGCTGGAAGCACGGGTTATTGATGAATTTGGATCCTTCACCGAAGAACGTCGGAAAAGTCCTTTGGATTGGAACCGCCTCTATAAAGAGCACTTGGAGCCTTACATCAAAATCCCAAACATTCCCAAGAAGATACCGTCCATGGATTTTTCTATCCCCGGATGGGTTAAGCAGTTTCGGATCTTTACCATTCGTGACTTGTTGTCCAAGTTGTCTAACCGGCAATACTTGTTCATCAATTTGTTGGAAGCTCCGGTACTGGCGCTGATCATTGCTGGCTTTTTGCGCTACCATACCTCCCTCGGTTGGGATGGGCAGGGGTACATCTACCGGGAGAATGACAATATTTTGGCCTACCTGTTTATCTCCGTGGTGGTCGCTTTGTTTTTAGGACTTTCGGTAAGTGCTGAGGAAATCATAAAAGACCGTAAGATTCGGCGTAGAGAATCCTTTTTGAACCTGAGTAAGGGAGGGTATCTACTCTCCAAGGTGCTAATCCTGTTTGGATTGTCAGCCATACAGATTTTGACTTACGTGTGGATTGGTAATTTCTTACTTGGTATTCAGGACATGTACCTCGACTATTGGATTGTGCTTTTCTCAGCGGCGGCCTTTGCCAATGTGTTGGGACTAAATCTATCCTCTGCCTTCCGAAAAACCGTTACCGTCTACATTCTTATTCCCTTTATCATCATTCCGCAGATTCTGTTTAGCGGAGTTATCGTGAAGTATGAAAAGCTCAACCCGATGTTGGCATCACATCACTATGTGCCTTTTGTGGGGGAGATGATGGCATCACGTTGGATTTTTGAGGCCTTGGCCGTTCATCAGGTAAAGAACAACCGGTTTGAAGCTGAATATTTTAAGCTCAGAAAGAAATTATATTACGCCAACTACCGCAGAAACTATTGGATTCCTGCCATTGAATCAGCCATTTCCAGAATGGAGCAGAACAAAACCGAAACGACCGGAGCCATATGGAAACGGTCGGCTAAGCTTATCTACAATGAGATGAGCAAATTGCCCGAGAAGGAAAGGACCCATTACAAAGGAACCCTGATACATTTTCATACAGGAGATGTATCCATCGATGAACTAAATACTCTGAAAATCTTTATTCAGGTTTTGGAAGGATACTACGTTCGATTGCTCAAAAAATCCGAAAGCCGTCAAGATGCCATTACCGAAAAACTCAAATCTCGCCATGGTGGAGATGAGGGGTATCGGAAGTTTCGAGACCAATACGAAAATCAGCAGTTAGCTGAATTCATTAATAACAAAAACGATCTAAAGCGATTAGTAGAAGTCAATGATCACATCATCCGGAAAGAAAATAAACTGTACGAAGACCCACGCCATTTCAGAAGCCACTATTATGCTTCTCAAAAACTGTTCATGGGCGAATATTACCCCACCTATTACTACAATATCTCCGTTATATGGCTGGTAACCCTAATCCTCATGTTAGCTCTTTATTTCGACCTTTTACCGGGGTTGATCAGTTGGGGATCAGGACAGTGGCGCAAACGGTAA
- a CDS encoding aminopeptidase: MQRLFSKFKRRYIILTTVTLFFALFWSEWGSYWWMQGKGQLNVLWNAEPMEEWVLKPHVTEKQRSKALLIEKIKQFAIDSLGISPSESYNKVFDQEGKPILWTLTACDPYALEPYKWTYPLIGEAGYRGYFNKERGQKDLQKMKEEGFDVSLDPVSAWSTLGWFDDPILSKMLDYSEGELARLIIHEMTHGTVFIESDAVFNENLATFIGDSGAYLFLIHQYGNGSEPHTYYSNRMQDLRLYKEHMHHFALELKDHYEIHQDAEQELKQHLKDSMITQFKKDLSQLSFRQPDRFKRIWADSNEINNTYFTGYLMYNNQQDSIRDLFLKEYGGDFEAWLQALKEEND, encoded by the coding sequence ATGCAACGGCTGTTTTCAAAATTTAAGAGGCGTTATATCATCCTCACAACCGTCACCCTCTTTTTTGCCCTCTTTTGGAGCGAATGGGGCAGCTACTGGTGGATGCAGGGCAAAGGACAGTTAAACGTTTTATGGAATGCCGAACCGATGGAAGAATGGGTACTTAAGCCCCACGTTACTGAGAAGCAGCGAAGCAAGGCCTTGCTCATCGAGAAGATTAAACAATTTGCAATCGACTCGCTGGGGATAAGCCCATCCGAGAGCTATAACAAAGTATTTGACCAGGAAGGCAAACCCATTTTATGGACCCTGACGGCTTGTGATCCTTATGCTCTGGAACCCTATAAATGGACCTATCCGCTTATCGGCGAAGCAGGGTATCGCGGCTATTTCAACAAAGAGCGGGGACAAAAGGACCTTCAAAAAATGAAAGAGGAGGGTTTTGACGTTTCGCTCGATCCCGTTTCAGCCTGGTCGACTCTGGGCTGGTTCGATGATCCTATTCTGAGTAAAATGCTGGACTATAGTGAAGGCGAATTGGCCCGACTGATTATTCACGAAATGACCCATGGAACGGTGTTTATTGAGAGTGACGCCGTATTCAACGAAAACCTGGCAACCTTCATAGGTGATTCCGGAGCTTATCTTTTTTTGATCCATCAATACGGAAACGGCAGCGAACCCCATACCTACTATTCAAATCGCATGCAGGATTTGAGGCTGTATAAAGAGCACATGCACCATTTTGCCCTGGAACTAAAAGACCATTACGAAATACACCAGGATGCAGAACAAGAGCTTAAGCAACACCTAAAGGACTCCATGATAACCCAATTCAAGAAAGACCTTAGCCAATTGTCCTTTCGGCAGCCCGATCGATTCAAACGAATCTGGGCAGATTCCAATGAAATCAACAATACTTACTTTACGGGTTACCTCATGTACAACAACCAGCAAGATTCCATTCGGGACTTGTTCTTAAAGGAATACGGGGGGGATTTTGAGGCTTGGTTACAAGCGTTAAAAGAAGAGAACGACTAA